In one Miscanthus floridulus cultivar M001 unplaced genomic scaffold, ASM1932011v1 fs_106_3_4, whole genome shotgun sequence genomic region, the following are encoded:
- the LOC136530317 gene encoding uncharacterized protein, with the protein MTAVDGEACAVVATAADIICSLRGADLAGWTPPWRKHEPACDGGQKEGGGGDDDDARDLAWPAVARGKRSRSRREFPSASAASADAKKEKKKARRGARGSPASPLDYSGGSGSGASTSGGEDGAFCSQPEPPAFPPAAAAACQQLAAPAAPPPPPPSKVGGVAGRRTILPVPPPRPAGQRARKKMRLPEIQQMVRSLSVENDALRKEMKALQRACTALSQENGKLETRLDQSSTLNEVISVENKGKKPQPEHQHTAEQEAPNGFVLPDLNLPADV; encoded by the exons ATGACCGCGGTCGACGGGGAGGCCTGCGCGGTGGTCGCGACGGCCGCCGACATCATCTGCTCTCTCCGTGGCGCGGACCTCGCCGGCTGGACCCCGCCGTGGCGCAAGCACGAGCCCGCCTGCGACGGCGGCCAgaaggagggcggcggcggcgacgacgacgacgcgcggGACCTGGCCTGGCCCGCGGTGGCGCGCGGGAAGCGCTCGCGGTCCCGGCGCGAGTTCCCGtcggcctccgccgcctccgcggacgcgaagaaggagaagaagaaggcgaGGCGCGGCGCCCGCGGCAGCCCCGCGTCGCCGCTCGACTACAGCGGCGGGTCCGGCTCCGGCGCGTCCACCAGCGGCGGCGAGGACggcgccttctgctcccagcCAGAGCCACCAGCGttcccgccggccgccgccgccgcgtgccAGCAGCTCGCAGCGCCCgccgcgcccccgcccccgccccccagCAAG GTGGGTGGCGTCGCCGGACGACGGACGATCCTCCCGGTGCCACCACCTCGGCCGGCCGGACAGCGGGCGCGGAAGAAGATG AGGCTACCGGAGATCCAGCAGATGGTGCGGTCGCTGTCGGTGGAGAACGATGCCCTCCGCAAG GAGATGAAAGCGTTGCAGAGGGCTTGCACGGCGCTGTCCCAAGAAAACGGCAAGCTAGAG ACAAGGCTCGATCAGTCCAGTACGCTAAACGAGGTAATCTCCGTGGAGAACAAGGGGAAGAAGCCACAACCTGAGCATCAGCACACAGCTGAGCAGGAAGCTCCGAACGGCTTCGTGCTCCCTGACCTCAACCTCCCGGCAGACGTCTGA
- the LOC136530318 gene encoding uncharacterized protein — GVTPSAALLQPHPDPALLLDFPHAAADARRADAERVEEEAADDRCRVWSHSLRQKARSMSPFRTHWRTASHVPTQPVPEAEFADEAQHPAAATPAASRLSSSSSTASSASSTSSSSSGDRRWGGFLKDLLYRSTSDGGKTTHHLQQHSHHAAPTAPTAAAKPSTSSPSLSPSPAKGRGGAPGRRGGRRRSAHERLYEARRAAAEESLAQWHRAGEEDPGSGITGARPNFRFRI, encoded by the coding sequence ggtgttacaccgtCCGCCGCGCTGCTGCAGCCGCACCCGGACCCGGCCTTGCTGCTGGACTTCCCCCACGCCGCCGCGGACGCGCGGCGCGCTGACGCCGagcgggtggaggaggaggctgccGACGACCGCTGCCGCGTCTGGAGCCACTCCCTGCGCCAGAAGGCGCGCTCGATGTCCCCGTTCCGCACACACTGGCGGACCGCGTCGCACGTGCCTACACAACCCGTGCCGGAGGCTGAGTTCGCCGACGAGGCGCAGCATCCGGCGGCGGCGACCCCCGCGGCGTCGCGcttgtcgtcgtcctcgtccaccgcctcctctgcttcctccacgtcgtcctcgtcctccggGGATCGCCGCTGGGGCGGGTTCCTCAAGGACCTGCTCTACCGCAGCACGTCGGACGGCGGCAAGACCACCCACCACCTGCAGCAGCATTCCCACCACGCTGCTCCAACTGCGCCAACCGCGGCGGCGAAGCCGAGCACATCGTCACCATCTCTGTCTCCGTCACCCGCGAAGGGGAGGGGTGGGGCGCCGGGGCGCCGTGGCGGCAGGAGGAGGTCCGCGCACGAGCGCCTGTACGAGGCGCGGCGCGCCGCGGCGGAGGAGAGCCTCGCACAGTGGCACAGAGCCGGGGAAGAAGATCCGGGATCTGGGATTACGGGGGCTCGGCCAAATTTCAGGTTTCGTATCTAG